In Acidimicrobiia bacterium, the following proteins share a genomic window:
- the acpP gene encoding acyl carrier protein, whose amino-acid sequence MERTVALDAIRDVAVEVLSVEPDSVTEAARFKEDLDADSLDLVELVMGLEERFDIEVPEEDLEGVTTVGHAVDMVLAKVG is encoded by the coding sequence ATGGAGCGCACCGTGGCACTCGACGCCATTCGTGACGTTGCCGTCGAGGTGCTCAGTGTCGAGCCCGACTCCGTCACGGAGGCGGCTCGTTTCAAGGAAGATCTCGACGCCGACAGCCTCGACCTCGTCGAGCTCGTGATGGGTCTCGAGGAGCGCTTCGACATCGAAGTGCCCGAGGAGGACCTCGAAGGCGTCACCACCGTCGGTCACGCGGTCGACATGGTGCTCGCCAAGGTCGGGTGA
- the fabF gene encoding beta-ketoacyl-ACP synthase II: MSAAVDHRGRARVAVTGLGVKTPAGCDVDSFWSALTAGVSAAAPLTLLDTADLAVKFGCEVRDFDVTAYVPPKDARRLDRSSQLGVAAAADALADAGDLATDPARCGVVMGGGVGGLTTLEEQVIIRHDKGSTRVSPLLVPMMMVNATAGNIAMRFGWTGPNLCVATACAASANAIGEAARMIRYGEADVVLAGGAECSITPTAMGAFARMTALSTRNDDPLRASRPFDADRDGFVMGEGAAALVLESWDHAVARGARIYGEIVGYGRNSDAYHITAPSPGGEGAAACMQLALDDAGLAPSDIAHINAHGTSTPLNDAAEAEAVRKVFGDTSPPTTSTKGVTGHLIGAAGATEAVACLIAMAEGLVPPTANFEQLGDDIHLDIVAGKPRAVAAGPALSNSFGFGGHNASLIIAPAS, encoded by the coding sequence ATGAGCGCCGCCGTCGATCACCGGGGAAGAGCGCGCGTCGCGGTCACCGGGCTGGGTGTGAAGACGCCCGCCGGCTGCGACGTCGACTCGTTCTGGAGCGCGCTCACTGCCGGCGTCTCCGCCGCCGCGCCGCTCACGCTGCTCGACACCGCCGACCTCGCGGTGAAGTTCGGCTGCGAGGTGCGCGACTTCGACGTCACCGCGTACGTGCCGCCGAAAGACGCGCGCCGGCTCGACCGTTCGTCGCAGCTCGGCGTTGCGGCCGCGGCCGACGCGCTCGCCGACGCCGGCGATCTCGCGACCGACCCCGCGCGCTGCGGCGTCGTCATGGGTGGCGGCGTCGGTGGCCTCACGACGCTCGAGGAGCAGGTCATCATCCGCCACGACAAGGGCTCGACTCGCGTCAGCCCCTTGCTCGTGCCGATGATGATGGTGAACGCGACGGCCGGGAACATCGCGATGCGCTTCGGCTGGACCGGGCCGAACCTCTGTGTCGCGACCGCGTGCGCCGCGAGCGCGAACGCGATCGGCGAGGCCGCGCGCATGATCCGCTACGGCGAGGCCGACGTCGTGCTCGCGGGCGGTGCGGAGTGCTCGATCACCCCGACCGCGATGGGCGCGTTCGCACGTATGACCGCGCTGAGCACGCGCAACGACGATCCTCTCCGCGCGTCGCGGCCGTTCGACGCCGATCGGGACGGCTTCGTGATGGGTGAGGGCGCGGCCGCGCTCGTACTCGAGTCGTGGGACCACGCGGTCGCGCGCGGCGCGCGCATCTACGGCGAGATCGTCGGCTACGGCCGGAACTCCGACGCCTACCACATCACTGCGCCGTCGCCCGGTGGTGAGGGCGCGGCTGCGTGCATGCAGCTCGCGCTCGACGACGCGGGACTCGCACCGTCCGACATCGCGCACATCAACGCGCACGGCACGTCGACGCCGCTCAACGACGCGGCCGAGGCCGAGGCGGTGCGCAAGGTGTTCGGCGACACTTCCCCACCGACGACGTCGACGAAGGGCGTCACCGGTCACCTGATCGGCGCGGCCGGCGCGACCGAGGCGGTCGCGTGCCTGATCGCGATGGCCGAGGGTCTCGTGCCGCCGACCGCGAACTTCGAACAGCTCGGCGACGACATCCATCTCGACATCGTCGCGGGCAAGCCGCGCGCCGTCGCCGCGGGTCCTGCACTGTCGAACTCGTTCGGATTCGGCGGCCACAACGCGAGCCTGATCATCGCCCCGGCGTCGTGA
- a CDS encoding carboxyl transferase domain-containing protein: MTVAVAIGAQVDAAATAGMREIDGRPVSWFRVAGGKHHGAIGAAGAGTIARAVTLGLESHLPIVGVLDTSGAELRENVAALHGWGRIARAFAHASGVVPTVLTVIGPCVSGPALLLGLADLVVMTGDAFAYVSGPDSVVEFTGISVARGALGGAAMHGTRSGVASLVVDTPEEAEQAVAALLSYLPSHHLEDPPLVAGDDVAARPCEQAARVVPAAPNRPYDVRVVVEDVLDADTLLELRADYAANMVTALGRLGGRAVGVVANQPSHRAGTLDIEASRKAARFVEFCDSFNLPILTFVDTPGFEPGRDLEWRGMIRHGAELVHAYCAATVPRVCIVLRKAYGGAYIVMDSRGVGNDVCLAWPGAEIAVMGGSAAVQILHGRRLRTLSDEERVTSERELVDEYGTAFSNPYRAAERGYVDAVIEPSETRSALLRTLEVLATKRDTRRPRRHSNGPL; the protein is encoded by the coding sequence GTGACCGTCGCGGTCGCGATCGGCGCGCAGGTCGACGCCGCCGCCACGGCGGGGATGCGGGAGATCGACGGACGTCCCGTCTCGTGGTTCCGCGTCGCGGGCGGCAAGCACCACGGCGCGATCGGGGCGGCCGGTGCGGGGACGATCGCGCGGGCGGTCACGCTCGGCCTCGAGTCGCACCTACCGATCGTCGGTGTGCTCGACACGTCCGGTGCGGAGCTTCGCGAGAACGTCGCCGCGCTCCACGGTTGGGGCCGCATCGCACGCGCGTTCGCGCACGCGTCGGGCGTGGTGCCGACCGTGCTCACGGTCATCGGGCCGTGCGTCTCCGGTCCCGCGCTGCTGCTCGGGCTCGCCGATCTCGTCGTGATGACCGGCGACGCGTTCGCGTACGTGAGCGGTCCCGACTCCGTCGTCGAGTTCACGGGCATCTCGGTGGCGCGCGGCGCCCTCGGCGGCGCGGCGATGCACGGCACGCGCAGCGGCGTCGCATCGCTCGTCGTCGACACGCCGGAAGAAGCCGAGCAGGCGGTCGCCGCGCTGCTCTCGTACCTTCCGAGCCATCATCTCGAGGATCCGCCGCTCGTGGCCGGCGACGATGTCGCGGCCCGGCCGTGCGAGCAGGCGGCGCGGGTCGTGCCCGCGGCGCCGAACCGGCCCTACGACGTCCGCGTCGTCGTCGAGGACGTGCTCGACGCCGACACCCTCTTGGAGCTGCGCGCCGACTACGCGGCGAACATGGTGACCGCGCTCGGACGTCTCGGTGGGCGGGCGGTCGGCGTCGTCGCGAACCAGCCGTCGCACCGCGCGGGCACGCTCGACATCGAGGCGTCGCGCAAGGCGGCGCGCTTCGTCGAGTTCTGCGACTCCTTCAACCTGCCGATCCTCACCTTCGTCGACACGCCCGGCTTCGAGCCCGGGCGCGACCTCGAATGGCGCGGGATGATCCGCCACGGCGCGGAGCTCGTGCACGCATATTGCGCGGCGACCGTGCCGCGCGTCTGCATCGTGCTGCGCAAGGCGTACGGCGGCGCGTACATCGTCATGGACTCGCGTGGGGTCGGGAACGACGTCTGTCTCGCGTGGCCGGGCGCAGAGATCGCGGTGATGGGCGGGTCCGCGGCGGTGCAGATCCTGCACGGCCGGCGGCTGCGCACCCTGTCCGACGAGGAGCGCGTGACGAGCGAGCGCGAGCTCGTCGACGAATACGGGACCGCCTTCTCGAACCCGTACCGCGCCGCGGAGCGCGGGTACGTCGACGCCGTGATCGAGCCGTCCGAGACCCGCAGCGCGCTGCTGCGCACGCTGGAAGTACTCGCAACGAAGCGCGACACCCGACGGCCGCGGCGACACTCCAACGGGCCGCTCTGA
- a CDS encoding PIG-L family deacetylase, whose product MPMRDWGLLTDAEVERVVIVSPHLDDAVLGCGLFMLAHPGATVVTVFAGNPPAYPTAMRYWDVQGGFGPDDDVMAVRRAEDDAALKLVGATARHLDFIEHTYLPGDRPVAPDVIAGPLGDALRALDPTAVLAPFGLANPDHDVTHDAAMLVRDAMPDVAWFCYEDCGYKHIPGMLAWRVARLFKRRIWATPACPTVSTDHARKRAAVECYPTQVLALEDDWRILAKLDAPAPEQYWRLALPPSGWPDLPA is encoded by the coding sequence ATGCCGATGCGCGATTGGGGTCTGCTCACGGACGCGGAGGTGGAGCGCGTCGTCATCGTGTCGCCGCACCTCGACGACGCGGTGCTCGGCTGCGGCTTGTTCATGCTTGCCCATCCCGGTGCGACCGTCGTCACCGTCTTCGCCGGCAACCCGCCCGCGTACCCCACGGCGATGCGCTACTGGGACGTGCAGGGCGGCTTCGGACCCGACGACGACGTCATGGCCGTGCGCCGGGCCGAGGACGACGCCGCGCTGAAGCTCGTCGGCGCAACCGCGCGTCATCTCGACTTCATCGAGCACACGTACCTCCCGGGCGATCGTCCGGTCGCGCCGGACGTCATCGCCGGCCCACTCGGCGACGCGCTGCGCGCGCTCGATCCGACCGCGGTGCTCGCGCCGTTCGGCCTCGCGAACCCGGATCACGACGTGACGCACGATGCCGCGATGCTCGTGCGCGACGCGATGCCCGACGTCGCCTGGTTCTGTTACGAAGACTGCGGCTACAAGCACATCCCCGGGATGCTCGCGTGGCGCGTCGCGCGTCTGTTCAAGCGCCGGATCTGGGCGACGCCCGCGTGCCCGACGGTGTCGACCGACCACGCTCGCAAGCGGGCCGCGGTCGAGTGCTATCCGACGCAGGTGCTCGCGCTCGAGGACGACTGGCGGATCCTTGCGAAGCTCGACGCGCCCGCGCCCGAGCAGTACTGGCGGCTGGCCCTGCCGCCGTCCGGTTGGCCCGATTTGCCCGCCTAG
- a CDS encoding MFS transporter, producing the protein MRRQMLVRLDEPVADVEQAARAALDVDGPPGGTLTGTLPSAAADASLSVTIVSDAAGSLVTVDADTDFAVPFFWWAIGPLVATMLKRNVRFAVESIEAALDGTEPPPPPKGVKALPDVAFEPEQAALLSAAAFACTIAGFGGGLFGQNSSFIADAFHASDARLSSALAITRGGVLVALVATALADRVGRRRMLLVCVAGICITNIASAFAPSLGSLTALQTLTRAFVNATYAVAAVAAVEEAPEGARAFSTAMLGLAGGFGFSFAVLTLPIADRGVQAWRVSFALSFVVLLMIPRLARELAETRRYHALVSKRITRGQLREVLGPTYGRRFFLLALIALLTNVFNAPSSQLTNRYLQDVRHFSGSGIVVLLAVTTVVPGILGVIVASRLAERGRRIPLASASLFGATAIQMVFFLVGGPVLWVSSGLATVTGAVAGIVLATLGAELFATEVRGTANGFLVGISVIGSAGGLVAAGQLSDHVGGIGRAIAICGIASLVAAFFVPGLPESYGRPLDELSPSTTERAVEPIDETATEEGDDG; encoded by the coding sequence GTGCGCCGCCAGATGCTCGTCCGCCTCGACGAGCCGGTGGCGGACGTGGAGCAGGCCGCGCGCGCCGCGCTCGACGTCGACGGGCCGCCCGGCGGCACGCTGACGGGCACGCTTCCGAGCGCGGCCGCCGACGCGTCGCTGTCGGTGACGATCGTGAGCGACGCCGCGGGCTCGCTCGTGACCGTCGACGCGGACACCGACTTCGCGGTGCCCTTCTTCTGGTGGGCGATCGGCCCGCTCGTCGCGACGATGTTGAAGCGCAACGTGCGGTTCGCCGTCGAGAGCATCGAGGCCGCGCTCGACGGGACCGAGCCACCGCCGCCGCCGAAGGGTGTGAAGGCCCTCCCGGACGTGGCGTTCGAGCCGGAGCAGGCCGCGCTCCTCTCGGCCGCCGCGTTCGCGTGCACGATCGCGGGCTTCGGCGGCGGCCTCTTCGGTCAGAACTCGAGCTTCATCGCCGACGCGTTCCACGCGTCCGACGCGCGTCTGAGCAGCGCACTCGCGATCACGCGCGGCGGGGTGCTCGTCGCGCTCGTCGCGACCGCCCTCGCCGACCGCGTCGGCCGCCGGCGCATGCTCCTCGTGTGCGTCGCCGGAATCTGCATCACGAACATCGCGTCCGCGTTCGCACCCTCGCTCGGGTCCCTCACCGCGCTACAGACCCTCACGCGCGCGTTCGTGAACGCGACCTATGCCGTCGCTGCGGTCGCCGCCGTCGAAGAGGCGCCCGAAGGCGCGCGCGCGTTCTCGACGGCGATGCTCGGGCTCGCCGGGGGCTTCGGCTTCTCCTTCGCGGTGCTCACCCTGCCGATCGCGGACCGCGGCGTGCAGGCCTGGCGCGTGTCGTTCGCGTTGAGCTTCGTCGTGCTGCTCATGATCCCCCGTCTCGCGCGCGAGCTCGCCGAGACTCGCCGCTACCACGCGCTCGTGTCGAAGCGGATCACGCGCGGGCAGCTGCGCGAGGTGCTCGGCCCGACGTACGGTCGGCGGTTCTTCCTGCTCGCCCTCATCGCACTGCTCACGAACGTCTTCAACGCGCCCTCGTCGCAGCTCACGAACCGCTACCTGCAGGACGTGCGCCACTTCTCGGGATCCGGGATCGTCGTGCTCCTCGCGGTGACGACGGTGGTGCCGGGAATCCTCGGCGTGATCGTCGCGAGCCGGCTCGCCGAACGGGGCCGGCGCATTCCGCTCGCGAGCGCGTCGCTCTTCGGCGCGACCGCGATCCAGATGGTGTTCTTCCTCGTCGGTGGTCCGGTGCTCTGGGTGAGCTCGGGCCTCGCCACGGTGACCGGCGCGGTCGCGGGCATCGTGCTCGCCACGCTCGGCGCCGAGCTGTTCGCGACCGAGGTGCGCGGCACCGCGAACGGATTCCTCGTGGGCATCAGCGTGATCGGGTCCGCGGGTGGCCTCGTCGCGGCGGGCCAGCTCTCCGACCACGTCGGCGGCATCGGTCGCGCGATCGCGATCTGTGGCATCGCGTCGCTCGTCGCCGCGTTCTTCGTGCCCGGGCTGCCCGAGTCGTACGGGCGCCCGCTCGACGAGTTGAGTCCCTCGACGACCGAGCGCGCCGTCGAACCGATCGACGAGACTGCGACCGAGGAGGGTGACGATGGCTGA
- a CDS encoding glycosyltransferase family 39 protein produces the protein MANAVQTRPLVRVPGTRVRAVSTSRATALGVAVGAVAAVFYFLGAGRALDFDSSVTVGIFVKTGSLLDPLKRQVALNNHPLFSIIEHVLWTLGLRSEVWLRIPPILFGVATIAIVTAWCARSFGVVPALSAGAIVAANPMFAQLSRQLRGYSLLSLCAVSSTLLLWRLVERSNRPIPSWVPVAYVLFTAAGIATHLYGGIVLLVHIGIVVARKEMDATWYWRWILSAGIGGVVYLPTINTVLNTRNSRTFYLTFPRDVAESLLGQATVAVVALALVVAYAVWMAHRRPSAVGGVVAMAIIFLFVWLVAQPQFLVFRYLVWLVPGVALAAAIAVARRPGLVVLVVIAVVAMVVHEQSYWTQTEVPTAQMAAVVDAARAEHLTVCGINHTGVGVVGYTPQPVKALTPRAVLDCDVAIGFYLTPAFDRVERRAFPYAWTLPGGVAGFVYSKRPRSFIDAAMPAPKLTLKTHPKTWPK, from the coding sequence TTGGCCAACGCAGTGCAGACGCGCCCACTCGTGCGCGTCCCGGGGACTCGGGTGCGCGCCGTCTCGACCTCGCGGGCGACGGCGTTGGGCGTCGCGGTCGGTGCCGTCGCCGCCGTCTTCTACTTCCTCGGCGCGGGCCGCGCCCTCGACTTCGACTCGAGCGTCACCGTCGGCATCTTCGTCAAGACCGGCTCGCTGCTCGACCCGCTCAAACGGCAGGTCGCGCTCAACAACCATCCACTGTTCTCGATCATCGAGCACGTGCTGTGGACGCTCGGGCTGCGGTCGGAGGTGTGGCTTCGCATCCCGCCGATCCTGTTCGGCGTCGCGACGATCGCGATCGTCACCGCGTGGTGCGCGCGGTCGTTCGGTGTCGTGCCCGCGTTGAGCGCGGGCGCGATCGTCGCCGCGAACCCGATGTTCGCCCAGTTGTCGCGCCAGCTTCGCGGCTACAGCCTGTTGAGCCTCTGCGCGGTGTCGTCGACGCTGCTGCTGTGGCGCCTCGTCGAGCGCAGCAACCGACCGATTCCGTCGTGGGTGCCGGTGGCCTACGTGCTGTTCACCGCCGCGGGCATCGCGACCCACCTCTACGGCGGCATCGTGCTGCTCGTGCACATCGGTATCGTCGTCGCGCGCAAGGAGATGGACGCGACGTGGTACTGGCGCTGGATCCTCAGCGCGGGCATCGGCGGAGTCGTCTACCTGCCGACGATCAACACCGTGCTGAACACGCGCAACAGCCGGACCTTCTACCTGACATTCCCGCGCGACGTCGCCGAGTCCCTCTTGGGGCAGGCGACCGTCGCGGTCGTCGCGCTCGCGCTCGTCGTCGCCTACGCGGTGTGGATGGCGCACCGTCGGCCGAGCGCAGTGGGCGGCGTGGTCGCGATGGCGATCATCTTCCTGTTCGTGTGGCTCGTCGCGCAGCCGCAGTTCCTCGTGTTCCGCTATCTCGTCTGGTTGGTCCCGGGCGTCGCCCTCGCGGCGGCGATCGCCGTTGCGCGCCGGCCCGGCCTCGTCGTGCTCGTCGTCATTGCCGTGGTCGCGATGGTCGTGCACGAGCAGAGCTACTGGACGCAGACCGAGGTGCCGACCGCGCAGATGGCCGCGGTCGTCGACGCGGCACGCGCCGAGCACCTCACCGTGTGCGGGATCAATCACACGGGCGTGGGAGTCGTCGGCTACACGCCGCAGCCCGTGAAGGCGCTCACGCCGCGCGCGGTGCTCGACTGCGACGTCGCGATCGGCTTCTACCTCACGCCCGCGTTCGACCGGGTCGAGCGGCGCGCCTTCCCGTACGCGTGGACGCTCCCCGGTGGTGTCGCCGGTTTCGTCTACTCGAAGCGGCCGCGGTCGTTCATCGACGCAGCCATGCCCGCACCGAAGCTCACGCTGAAGACGCACCCGAAGACCTGGCCGAAATAG
- the bcp gene encoding thioredoxin-dependent thiol peroxidase: MEDDMALAVGDKAPNFSLVDQHGKKVKLGDFKGRKLIVYFYPKADTPGCTTQSCELRDAHPSLKRLGVAIVGISPDAPAKQLKFDEKYSLEFPLLADEDHSVATAWDAWGEKSLYGKKYMGIIRSAFVVDEKGKLAGVFYKVSPKDTVKKVKSAL, encoded by the coding sequence ATGGAGGACGACATGGCGCTCGCGGTCGGTGACAAGGCCCCCAACTTCTCGCTGGTCGACCAGCACGGGAAGAAGGTGAAGCTCGGTGACTTCAAGGGCCGGAAGCTGATCGTGTACTTCTACCCGAAGGCCGACACGCCGGGCTGTACGACGCAGTCCTGCGAGTTGCGCGACGCGCACCCGTCGTTGAAGCGACTCGGCGTCGCGATCGTGGGCATCAGTCCGGACGCGCCGGCGAAGCAGTTGAAGTTCGACGAGAAGTACTCGCTCGAGTTCCCGCTCCTCGCCGACGAGGACCATTCGGTCGCGACCGCGTGGGACGCGTGGGGCGAGAAGTCGCTCTACGGCAAGAAGTACATGGGCATCATCCGCTCGGCCTTCGTCGTCGACGAGAAGGGCAAGCTGGCCGGCGTCTTCTACAAGGTCTCCCCGAAGGACACCGTCAAGAAGGTCAAGAGCGCGCTCTGA
- a CDS encoding SMP-30/gluconolactonase/LRE family protein produces the protein MADAADLRTVVEGLAFPEGPRWHDGRLFFSDQHAHQVLALDPATGAVDEIVRVEQQPSGLGWTPAGDLLIVSMLDQRLLRLERDGTLAEVADLSGLSIHNCNDMVVSADGRAYVGSFGFDLDRGERPRPSNIVAVEPDGTARVSADDLQFPNGSVVTPDGRTLIVGETVAGRLTAFTIAADGSLTDRRLWAQLDGALPDGICLDAEGAVWIACPLSRRCLRVREGGEILQEIATEQGAFACMLGDDDRRTLYICTSEMALNDETVKTRPGRIRATRVAIPGAGLP, from the coding sequence ATGGCTGATGCTGCCGACCTGCGAACAGTGGTCGAAGGACTCGCGTTCCCGGAAGGGCCGCGCTGGCACGACGGCCGACTGTTCTTCTCGGATCAGCACGCGCACCAGGTGCTCGCGCTCGACCCCGCGACCGGCGCGGTCGACGAGATCGTGCGGGTCGAGCAGCAACCTTCGGGTCTGGGTTGGACACCGGCCGGCGACCTGCTGATCGTGTCGATGCTCGACCAGCGACTGCTCCGACTCGAGCGCGACGGCACCCTCGCGGAGGTGGCCGATCTCTCGGGCCTCTCGATCCACAACTGCAACGACATGGTCGTGTCGGCCGACGGGCGCGCCTACGTCGGCAGCTTCGGCTTCGACCTCGATCGGGGCGAGCGCCCGCGGCCGTCGAACATCGTCGCGGTCGAGCCCGACGGCACCGCGCGCGTCTCCGCCGACGACCTGCAGTTCCCGAACGGCAGCGTCGTCACCCCCGACGGTCGCACCCTGATCGTCGGCGAGACCGTCGCCGGTCGGCTCACCGCGTTCACGATCGCGGCCGACGGGTCCCTCACCGATCGTCGCCTATGGGCGCAGCTCGACGGCGCGCTCCCCGACGGCATCTGCCTCGACGCCGAAGGCGCGGTGTGGATCGCGTGTCCGCTGAGCCGCCGGTGCCTGCGCGTGCGGGAAGGCGGCGAGATCCTGCAGGAGATCGCGACCGAGCAGGGCGCGTTCGCGTGCATGCTCGGCGACGACGACCGCCGCACGCTCTACATCTGCACGTCGGAGATGGCATTGAACGATGAGACCGTGAAGACGCGCCCCGGCCGCATCCGCGCGACCCGCGTCGCCATCCCGGGCGCCGGTTTGCCGTAG
- a CDS encoding FGGY-family carbohydrate kinase, which produces MPERPEYILTIDLGTSGPKVALFTPLGEYVDGEFEPVELLLSPGGGAEQRPADWWSGIVAGTRRLLDRTGSTVRVDDIVAVSVTSQWSGTVPVDREGVPLHDAIIWMDSRGAAQIRDLVGGPVKVSGYDPRTLRKFLRLTGGAPAHSGKDPIAHILWLQAERPDVARATYKYLEPKDWLNLKLTGRAAATYDSIVVHWLTDNRDLAHIDYVPELLALAGIDRAQLPDLIAATDVLAPLSATAAAELGVPAGIPVVGGTPDLQSAAVGSGAVRDFEGHLYLGTSSWLTCHVPFKKTDILHGVASLPSPLPGKYYVADEQETAGACLNYLRDRVFFPDDGLGTGPAPVDVYQRFDTLAATAPAGSHRVIFTPWLNGERTPVDDHTVRAAWMNQSLSTTRADLIRSTLEGVAYNSRWLLEVVEKFTGRQFDGLNAIGGGAASPLWCQIHADVLDRTIRQVEHPIRANARGAALIGALALKRVTVDDIGRRVTVTKTFTPQREHRAIYDDLYREFRATYKHNRAMYRKLNGGQG; this is translated from the coding sequence ATGCCTGAACGGCCGGAGTACATCCTCACGATCGACCTGGGCACGTCGGGGCCGAAGGTCGCGCTCTTCACACCGCTCGGCGAGTACGTCGACGGTGAGTTCGAGCCCGTCGAGCTCCTGCTGTCGCCGGGCGGGGGCGCGGAGCAGCGACCCGCCGACTGGTGGTCCGGCATCGTCGCGGGCACGCGCCGGCTGCTCGATCGCACCGGCTCGACGGTGCGCGTCGACGACATCGTCGCCGTCTCGGTCACGTCGCAGTGGTCGGGGACGGTGCCCGTCGACCGCGAGGGCGTGCCGCTGCACGACGCGATCATCTGGATGGACTCGCGCGGCGCCGCGCAGATCCGCGACCTCGTGGGCGGTCCGGTCAAGGTCTCGGGTTACGACCCGCGCACGCTGCGCAAGTTCCTGCGCCTCACCGGCGGCGCGCCCGCGCACTCGGGCAAGGATCCGATCGCGCACATCCTCTGGTTGCAGGCGGAACGTCCCGATGTCGCGCGCGCCACCTACAAGTACCTCGAGCCGAAGGACTGGCTGAACCTCAAGCTCACGGGCCGCGCCGCGGCGACGTACGACTCGATCGTCGTGCACTGGCTCACCGACAACCGCGATCTCGCGCACATCGACTACGTGCCCGAGCTGCTCGCGCTCGCGGGTATCGACCGCGCGCAGCTGCCCGACCTGATCGCCGCGACCGACGTGCTCGCGCCGTTGAGTGCGACGGCGGCCGCGGAGCTCGGCGTGCCCGCGGGCATCCCCGTCGTCGGCGGTACGCCCGATCTGCAATCCGCGGCCGTCGGCTCCGGTGCGGTGCGCGACTTCGAAGGCCACCTGTACCTCGGTACGTCGTCGTGGCTCACGTGTCACGTGCCGTTCAAGAAGACCGACATCCTGCACGGCGTCGCGTCGCTGCCGTCGCCGCTGCCCGGCAAGTACTACGTCGCCGACGAGCAGGAGACCGCGGGCGCGTGCCTCAACTACCTGCGCGATCGCGTCTTCTTCCCGGACGACGGCCTGGGCACGGGACCGGCGCCGGTCGACGTGTACCAGCGCTTCGACACGCTCGCCGCGACCGCGCCCGCGGGCAGCCACCGCGTGATCTTCACGCCGTGGCTCAACGGCGAGCGCACACCGGTCGACGACCACACGGTGCGCGCCGCGTGGATGAACCAGTCGCTCTCGACGACCCGAGCCGACCTGATCCGCTCGACCCTCGAAGGCGTCGCGTACAACTCGCGCTGGCTGTTGGAAGTCGTCGAGAAGTTCACCGGGCGGCAGTTCGACGGTCTCAACGCGATCGGTGGAGGCGCCGCGTCGCCATTGTGGTGCCAGATCCACGCCGACGTGCTCGACCGGACGATCCGGCAGGTCGAGCACCCGATCCGGGCGAACGCGCGCGGTGCGGCGCTGATCGGCGCGCTCGCGCTGAAGCGAGTCACCGTCGACGACATCGGGCGCCGGGTCACGGTCACGAAGACGTTCACGCCCCAGCGCGAGCACCGCGCGATCTACGACGACCTGTATCGCGAGTTCCGCGCGACCTACAAGCACAACCGTGCGATGTACCGGAAGCTGAACGGCGGACAGGGATGA
- the fabI gene encoding enoyl-ACP reductase FabI — MLLKDRRILVTGVLNTDSIGFGVARRAQEEGAEVVLTSFGRAMSLTQRAARRLPETVEIVELDVSNDDDLASLAARVGGRLDGVLHAIAFAPESCLGGGFLTAPWSDVSIALQVSAYSLKALAVACRPLLSGGGSIVGLDFDATQAWPVYDWMGVAKAAFESTARYLARDFGADGIRVNLVAAGPIRTIAAKSIPGFDQFENVWATRAPLGWNVKDNEPVARACVALLSDLFPMTTGEIVHVDGGFHAVGA, encoded by the coding sequence ATGCTGCTGAAGGACCGACGCATTCTCGTCACGGGCGTGCTCAACACCGACTCGATCGGGTTCGGCGTCGCGCGGCGCGCGCAGGAGGAAGGCGCGGAGGTCGTGCTGACGTCGTTCGGGCGCGCGATGAGCCTCACGCAGCGCGCGGCCCGCCGGCTGCCGGAGACGGTCGAGATCGTCGAGCTCGACGTGTCGAACGACGACGATCTCGCGTCGCTCGCGGCGCGCGTCGGCGGCCGCCTCGACGGCGTGCTGCACGCGATCGCGTTTGCACCGGAGTCGTGTCTCGGCGGCGGATTTCTCACCGCGCCGTGGAGCGACGTCTCGATCGCGCTGCAGGTGTCGGCGTATTCGCTGAAGGCGTTGGCGGTCGCGTGCCGGCCGCTACTCAGCGGCGGTGGGTCGATCGTGGGCCTCGACTTCGACGCCACGCAGGCGTGGCCCGTGTACGACTGGATGGGCGTCGCCAAGGCCGCGTTCGAGTCGACTGCGCGGTACCTCGCGCGCGACTTCGGCGCCGACGGCATCCGCGTGAACCTCGTCGCCGCAGGCCCGATCCGCACGATCGCGGCGAAGAGCATCCCGGGCTTCGACCAGTTCGAAAACGTGTGGGCGACGCGTGCACCACTCGGCTGGAACGTGAAGGACAACGAGCCCGTCGCGCGCGCGTGCGTCGCGCTGCTCTCGGATCTGTTCCCGATGACGACGGGCGAGATCGTTCACGTCGATGGCGGCTTCCACGCCGTCGGCGCGTAA